Proteins encoded together in one Sinorhizobium sp. B11 window:
- a CDS encoding AEC family transporter has translation MIATILLALTPIFFVMTLGYGAGRWSIVDNHHVDGLNVLVMNFALPASLFAATASASRSEMYAQAPLFVILSGMMLFVFLGWYFFQVRFRKIGKPDSSLQALTIAFPNLAGVGLPILADVIGPDGTIPLAVALAAGSIVISPLALVLVELNVKKDRVDPSAGKSKVFNALRHALTKPVVLAPALGIVFSLSGLPTGKVLDASLLLIGHAAPGVALFLTGVVLSAQAFRLNWKVVNATIVADLVRPLLTAAIVLALGVAPETAKVAILLAAVPSGFFGILFAVNYRLDSATTGSMVIASTISSVVTLAVAIALLYPH, from the coding sequence ATGATTGCGACAATTCTACTCGCACTGACGCCGATATTCTTTGTCATGACCCTGGGTTACGGAGCCGGACGATGGAGCATCGTTGACAATCATCACGTCGACGGTCTCAACGTACTGGTCATGAACTTCGCGCTGCCTGCTTCCCTTTTTGCCGCAACCGCTTCGGCTTCCCGATCGGAGATGTATGCCCAAGCTCCGTTGTTCGTGATTTTAAGCGGCATGATGCTCTTCGTTTTCTTGGGGTGGTACTTCTTTCAAGTCAGGTTCCGAAAAATAGGAAAGCCGGATTCATCTCTCCAGGCGCTTACGATCGCGTTTCCTAATCTCGCTGGTGTCGGGTTGCCAATATTGGCAGACGTAATCGGCCCTGATGGAACCATACCCCTTGCGGTGGCGCTCGCGGCCGGCTCCATCGTCATCAGCCCTCTGGCGTTGGTTCTAGTGGAACTGAATGTAAAAAAAGACCGCGTTGATCCGTCTGCAGGCAAATCGAAAGTGTTCAACGCGCTTCGGCACGCGCTGACCAAGCCAGTGGTTCTGGCGCCAGCCTTGGGTATCGTGTTCTCCCTGAGCGGACTTCCAACGGGAAAAGTGTTGGACGCAAGTCTCCTGTTGATCGGGCATGCTGCTCCGGGCGTCGCGCTATTCCTAACCGGCGTCGTGCTTTCGGCCCAAGCCTTCCGTTTGAACTGGAAGGTCGTGAACGCGACTATTGTCGCTGATCTGGTTCGTCCCCTGCTGACTGCAGCGATTGTGCTGGCTCTAGGTGTCGCGCCAGAGACCGCCAAGGTAGCGATCCTGCTCGCGGCCGTCCCTTCGGGCTTCTTCGGCATCCTGTTCGCGGTCAACTACCGGCTGGACTCGGCCACCACCGGGTCGATGGTGATCGCCAGCACCATTTCGAGCGTCGTGACTCTAGCGGTAGCCATCGCTTTACTCTATCCGCACTGA
- a CDS encoding transposase, which produces MNEVAERHGLTPNHLSTWRTMARQGELVLPAPEEAVEFAAATVETPLS; this is translated from the coding sequence GTGAATGAAGTCGCAGAGCGACATGGCCTGACGCCGAACCATCTGTCCACTTGGCGAACGATGGCGCGGCAGGGCGAGCTGGTTCTGCCTGCGCCTGAGGAGGCGGTAGAATTTGCAGCGGCAACCGTCGAAACACCTCTTTCATAA